A part of Marinomonas rhizomae genomic DNA contains:
- the ung gene encoding uracil-DNA glycosylase — MTLIPSWQTRLADEFSKDYMLALQQFLSSEQAQGKVIYPAEDERFTALNKTPFDQVRVVILGQDPYHGEGQAHGLSFSVKSNVKVPPSLVNIYKELEMDLLIPPAQHGFLAQWAEQGVLLLNSVLTVEASKAGSHQNKGWEVFTDKIIELINNEHQGVVFMLWGAYAQKKGRHIDRDKHCVLESVHPSPLSAYRGFLGCQHFSKANDYLVSFGKEPIKWALEPVKNTDKEEKSLQIGLPF, encoded by the coding sequence ATGACGTTAATTCCAAGTTGGCAAACACGGTTGGCAGACGAATTTAGTAAAGACTACATGCTGGCATTGCAGCAGTTTCTTTCTTCTGAGCAAGCTCAGGGCAAGGTGATCTATCCTGCGGAAGATGAGCGATTTACGGCATTAAATAAAACGCCTTTTGATCAAGTTAGAGTGGTCATTCTTGGACAAGACCCTTACCACGGAGAAGGCCAAGCTCATGGATTGTCTTTTTCGGTGAAGTCCAATGTAAAAGTACCGCCTTCGTTAGTGAATATTTATAAAGAGCTCGAGATGGACTTGCTCATTCCACCTGCGCAACATGGTTTTTTGGCGCAATGGGCGGAGCAAGGTGTCTTATTGCTAAATAGTGTATTGACCGTTGAAGCGAGTAAAGCGGGCTCCCATCAAAATAAAGGTTGGGAAGTTTTCACGGATAAAATCATCGAGCTAATTAACAACGAACATCAAGGCGTTGTCTTTATGCTGTGGGGAGCTTATGCCCAGAAGAAAGGTCGCCATATTGATCGTGATAAGCATTGCGTATTGGAAAGCGTACATCCATCGCCCCTGTCAGCATATCGTGGATTTTTGGGCTGTCAGCATTTTTCTAAGGCGAATGATTACTTAGTCAGTTTTGGCAAAGAGCCGATAAAGTGGGCATTAGAGCCAGTGAAAAACACAGATAAAGAAGAAAAAAGCCTGCAGATTGGTTTGCCATTCTAA
- the ygfZ gene encoding CAF17-like 4Fe-4S cluster assembly/insertion protein YgfZ: MTSLHDIIDSTLQNQDVVMKQQDIGILRVSGLDSKKFLQGQTTCDMNKLSHSNGLYGAICSIKGRIISSFYIVQSNDDVLMLMTKDLLEKTLSHLKKYAVFFKTTLTDEQDHFAVYTKLASKKIEDDSNVASSIFATTQENDTITLTVSNEPLEVQWLISPANQTVIEEKNQELAPLELLAARPLINLEQSETILPQWLNMQSTGGISFTKGCYTGQEIVARMQYKGKSKKQLALVTWQGTRDTTLDIVDKEGKNIGKIFSVAHIQETHYAQVILNIEPSESEQLLLDSKEITLLPLPYSLDSKK; encoded by the coding sequence ATGACTTCTCTTCACGATATTATTGACTCAACACTACAGAACCAAGACGTCGTCATGAAACAGCAAGATATCGGAATTTTGCGAGTATCAGGCTTGGATTCGAAGAAATTCCTGCAAGGCCAAACAACCTGTGACATGAACAAACTGTCTCACAGTAATGGTCTATACGGTGCCATCTGTAGCATCAAGGGACGCATTATCAGCAGCTTTTATATCGTTCAGAGCAACGATGATGTGCTGATGCTAATGACAAAAGATTTGCTAGAAAAAACCTTATCGCATTTAAAAAAATACGCTGTGTTTTTCAAAACAACATTGACGGATGAACAAGATCATTTTGCGGTTTATACAAAGCTAGCGAGCAAAAAAATAGAAGACGACTCCAATGTAGCATCGAGTATTTTTGCAACCACTCAAGAGAACGACACCATTACATTGACTGTTAGCAATGAGCCATTAGAAGTTCAGTGGCTTATTTCCCCTGCGAACCAAACCGTCATCGAAGAAAAGAACCAAGAGTTAGCTCCATTAGAGCTACTCGCCGCTCGCCCACTTATTAACCTTGAACAAAGCGAAACGATTTTACCTCAATGGCTTAACATGCAAAGCACAGGTGGTATCAGTTTTACAAAAGGCTGTTACACAGGACAAGAAATCGTTGCTCGCATGCAATACAAAGGCAAATCGAAGAAACAGTTGGCATTAGTGACTTGGCAAGGAACGCGAGACACGACACTGGATATTGTCGATAAAGAAGGCAAAAACATAGGTAAAATTTTCTCTGTCGCCCATATTCAAGAAACACATTATGCGCAGGTTATTTTGAACATTGAGCCGAGTGAATCGGAACAACTCCTTTTGGATAGTAAAGAAATCACCTTACTTCCGCTTCCCTACTCTCTAGATAGTAAAAAATAA
- a CDS encoding response regulator: protein MRIGSKPAPRVLLVDDEPSNLRVLRQVLQAARYRLSFARSGQDALKLVEKEPVDLILLDIMMPDMTGLEVCERLKQNPATAHIPVIFVTALKDSVDEAKGFEIGAVDYIVKPIVPAIVLARVKTHLSLIRADELLNTHIDLIHRLGRAAEYKDNETGMHVQRMSRYARVIASAYGFCDESADDLMMAAPMHDIGKIGIADNILLKPGKLTEEEYEVMKTHAQIGGEILSNPSSYLIELAHSVAMTHHEKWDGSGYPKGLSGEEIPIEGRIVALVDVFDALTSARPYKKAWSTEEAINYISEQSGKHFDPALIPLLRQELPKLLEIQKQFAE from the coding sequence ATGAGAATCGGAAGTAAACCTGCACCTCGCGTACTATTGGTTGATGACGAACCGTCAAATTTACGCGTCTTAAGACAAGTATTACAAGCCGCACGCTACCGTTTGTCTTTTGCTCGATCAGGACAAGACGCATTAAAACTGGTAGAGAAAGAGCCTGTCGATCTCATCCTACTCGACATTATGATGCCTGATATGACAGGCTTAGAGGTCTGTGAGCGCCTAAAGCAAAACCCAGCAACAGCCCATATTCCAGTAATATTTGTCACCGCATTAAAAGACAGTGTCGATGAAGCAAAAGGTTTTGAAATTGGTGCCGTTGATTACATCGTCAAACCCATCGTTCCCGCTATCGTCTTAGCCCGTGTCAAAACACACCTGTCTTTAATTAGAGCAGATGAGCTACTAAACACACACATAGATTTAATCCATAGGCTTGGACGAGCAGCAGAATACAAGGACAACGAAACAGGTATGCACGTACAACGTATGAGCCGCTATGCGAGAGTTATTGCATCGGCATACGGCTTTTGCGACGAGTCAGCAGATGATTTAATGATGGCAGCGCCTATGCATGACATAGGAAAAATAGGCATAGCAGACAACATACTACTAAAACCGGGAAAGCTTACCGAAGAAGAGTATGAAGTCATGAAGACTCACGCGCAAATAGGTGGCGAGATTCTCTCTAACCCCAGTTCGTACCTTATCGAACTAGCCCATTCTGTTGCGATGACGCACCATGAAAAATGGGACGGTTCAGGCTACCCCAAAGGCTTATCTGGCGAAGAAATTCCTATTGAAGGCCGTATAGTTGCCTTAGTTGATGTATTTGATGCCCTCACCAGCGCACGCCCTTATAAAAAAGCATGGTCTACTGAAGAGGCAATTAATTACATTTCAGAACAAAGCGGAAAACACTTTGACCCAGCACTCATCCCACTACTCAGACAAGAGTTACCCAAACTACTTGAAATACAAAAACAATTTGCCGAGTAG
- a CDS encoding MurR/RpiR family transcriptional regulator encodes MIKHEDIIRKIQERLSTLSKSERKVAEAILADPKTTIHSSIAKLAARAEVSEPTVNRFCRSLIGSGFPDFKVSLAQSLATGTPYVNLNVEPDDAPGAVTAKIFEAAKNNLTRAQDILPESLISRAVDVLAQARRIEFYGLGASGPVAKDAHHKFFRLNMPVVAYTDILVQRMAAAGAHSGDAIVIISYTGRTLPLIETARVAREAGATVIGITNPDSPLTEHCSIVLPIEETEDTDIYTPMSSRIVYLTLIDALATGVLLKRGPEFNAHLKKLKQSVQDTRLPKVEKK; translated from the coding sequence ATGATTAAACACGAAGACATTATTCGTAAGATACAAGAACGACTGAGCACGTTAAGCAAATCCGAGAGAAAAGTAGCGGAAGCCATTCTTGCCGATCCAAAAACAACCATCCATTCAAGTATTGCAAAACTAGCAGCGAGAGCGGAAGTAAGTGAGCCTACGGTTAACCGTTTTTGTCGTAGTCTCATCGGTAGTGGCTTTCCTGACTTTAAAGTATCACTTGCTCAAAGCCTTGCGACAGGTACGCCATACGTTAACTTAAACGTTGAACCTGATGATGCTCCTGGCGCTGTTACCGCGAAAATTTTTGAAGCCGCCAAGAACAACCTCACCAGAGCTCAGGATATTTTACCGGAGTCGCTGATCAGCCGAGCCGTGGATGTATTAGCGCAAGCTCGTCGGATCGAGTTTTATGGTTTAGGCGCATCAGGCCCAGTTGCTAAAGATGCTCACCATAAATTCTTCCGCTTAAATATGCCTGTGGTGGCTTATACAGATATTTTAGTTCAACGAATGGCTGCGGCTGGAGCACATTCAGGTGATGCGATTGTTATCATCTCCTATACTGGACGTACCTTACCGCTAATCGAAACGGCTCGAGTTGCTCGTGAAGCAGGGGCGACAGTTATCGGTATAACCAATCCTGACTCTCCACTAACAGAGCACTGCTCTATCGTATTGCCAATTGAAGAGACAGAAGATACCGATATCTATACACCCATGAGCTCACGTATTGTCTACCTCACTCTGATTGACGCGCTAGCAACTGGCGTACTTTTGAAGCGTGGCCCAGAGTTCAATGCTCATCTTAAAAAATTGAAACAAAGCGTTCAAGACACTCGATTACCGAAAGTTGAAAAGAAATAG
- a CDS encoding choline/ethanolamine kinase family protein, translating to MANLTVYFDKMASILPKFNEIQVTPFEEGFSNKVYRLDWSNLPQIVLRVPALDEAAFGIDRQSEMTVLQAAAKSGVSPPVLWHDDRGGFACQFVVQPSLGWDVMHSNSSIKRIANALVQVHGFAGVDHPFCIYDLIEHYLQSIESLLSKHSDLQEEVRYLRGLFTNLPRVNPCYSPVVCHNDLNPKNVLIDDENIWLIDWEYTGMGDPLFDLAVVARSHNLTREQQAYLVESYDDSLDVEETLQKIANYSLAYSLREMIWLLLKHLTTPDDPDAWPYYVDFKAMPSLNPFLQTSAS from the coding sequence ATGGCTAACTTAACCGTCTATTTCGATAAAATGGCGAGTATTTTGCCAAAATTCAATGAAATTCAGGTGACGCCTTTTGAAGAAGGCTTCTCCAACAAAGTATATCGCTTGGATTGGAGTAACCTTCCTCAAATAGTGCTTCGCGTACCTGCTTTAGATGAAGCGGCTTTTGGTATTGATAGACAAAGTGAAATGACGGTACTACAAGCGGCAGCAAAATCCGGAGTTTCACCGCCTGTGTTATGGCATGATGATCGGGGCGGCTTTGCTTGTCAGTTTGTCGTTCAGCCGTCTTTAGGCTGGGATGTCATGCATTCCAATAGCAGCATCAAGAGAATTGCTAATGCGTTGGTTCAAGTTCATGGCTTTGCAGGGGTTGATCATCCCTTTTGTATTTATGATTTGATTGAGCACTATCTGCAGTCGATCGAGTCTTTATTGTCTAAGCATTCAGATCTTCAAGAGGAAGTGAGGTATTTACGAGGCCTGTTTACGAACTTGCCACGCGTCAACCCCTGTTATTCTCCGGTGGTCTGTCACAATGACCTTAATCCGAAAAATGTTTTAATAGATGATGAGAATATCTGGCTGATTGATTGGGAATACACTGGCATGGGGGATCCTTTATTTGATTTAGCCGTGGTGGCTCGATCTCATAATTTAACCCGTGAGCAACAAGCTTATTTAGTAGAAAGCTATGATGATTCCCTTGATGTAGAAGAAACGTTGCAAAAAATCGCTAACTACAGCTTGGCTTATTCGTTGCGCGAGATGATATGGCTATTATTAAAGCATTTAACCACACCTGATGACCCTGATGCTTGGCCTTATTATGTGGATTTTAAAGCCATGCCATCGCTAAATCCTTTTTTGCAAACCTCAGCAAGTTAA